The genomic stretch TGGGCTGAGTTTCTCCGTGCTGCCGGGGCCACTGAACGCCTGATGGAATTACTTGACGAGACACCGGATATTGCCGCCCCGCCTGAGGCAAGAACGCTTGGCAAGACGCATGGTGAAGTCCGATTTGACAATATCAGTTTTGCGTATCCCTCTCGCGCCAGTGATAGCGTCCTCGATAGCGTCTCGTTTACGGTTGCACCTGGCGAAACTGTCGCACTGGTGGGGCCGTCCGGCGCCGGCAAAAGTACAATTTTTCAACTCCTTTTGCGGTTTTATGACCCCACCTCCGGCATCATCAGCATTGATACCATTCCATATAGAGAACTATCACCCGACAGCATACGCCAGCAATTCGCGATTGTTCAGCAGGCAACGCCCCTCTTCTCAGGCTCTGCAATGGAAAACATCCGTTATGGGCGCATAGAAGCGACAGATGATGAGGTTATTGCAGCAGCAAAAGCCGCCTATGCTGATCAATTTATTCGCCGTCTGCCTGATGGATATAATACTGACCTGGGCGAGCGCGCGACCACCCTCTCCGGCGGCCAGCGCCAACGCATTGCCATAGCCCGCGCCATATTGCGCAATGCTCCTGTGCTTTTGCTGGATGAAGCTACCAGTGCGCTGGATGCAGAAAGCGAGCAGGCAGTTCAACGCGCCTTCACCGAAATTTCACGCGACAGGACAACGCTCGTTATCGCCCACCGCCTTGCCACAGTCCTTTCCGCCGACAGAATTATCGTCATGAATGAGGGCTGTATTGTGGAAGAGGGAACTCATACGGAACTGGTTGCACAAAATGGTCTGTATGCGCGTCTTGCGCGCCTCCAGTTCGATCAGGCGCGTGAAACAGAGGCTGCCCTTAGCGGATAAAATGATCTTCTGGTCAGGACTTCGTCCAAACCTAAAGTGCTGGCCCCAGATGCTCACGCACAAAGGCATCAAGCAGCTTTAACGTCTCCAACCGCGTTTCGCTGGAGGACAGATAGTGATCCTCACCGCGCAACCAAACTAGCCTGACGTTTTTGTCCTCACGCCGCAGGGCGCGTTCCATGATTTCACTCTGGCGTATGGGCACAACTGTGTCATCACGCCCATGGATAAGTAAGACCGGTGCCATAAAGGAGGCGGCATGGTTTGCAGGTGATATCTGGTCCAGCTTTTCGCGCTCCTCTCTACGATCACCGATCACCGCCTGCCAGTAGGAATATACCCAGTGATCGCGCCCGCGGTCCCGGCGCTCGTCATCCAGCATACGCGGCAAATCACTGACAGGCGCTATGGCCGCAACACACTGGTAAAGATCGGGCGTGAACGCGCCTCCGGCCAAAGCCGAGTAACCTCCATAGCTTGCGCCAATGATACAAACTCTCTCCGGGTCAACATATCCGCCGCGGATCAATGCCTGCACGCCATCAGTAACATCATCCTGCATTTTAAGGCCCCATTCACCGCGCCCGGCCAGAAGAAAATCTACGCCAAAACCATCAGAACCGCGAAAATTTGGTTGCAGAACGAGATAACCGCGACTGGCAAAATACTGTGCCATCCAGTCAAAGCGGACGCTATCGTAAGCTTCGGGCCCGCCATGTGGCATGACGATCAACGGCATCTGTTGCCGTTCTTCCGGTGTACGATTCAAAGGCCACGTCAAAATGGACGGGATCGTCAGGCCATCACGCGCTTTATATTCAATCACATCAGCGGGTGCGACAAATTCCTGCGTTATCTTCGGTCGCGCGCCCAAGGTGCGCTTTAGCTCATTATTTACGCGATCATACAGATAATATTCACCAGAACTGCCACCACCAGTCACGAAAATCAAAAAGGTATCGAACTCCTCTCCCCATCCCATGAAGTAAACAGCGCTGTCTGCAAATGTATTCTGAACACGCTGCATTGCCTGAGTGAGATCTGCATCGTAGAAATCATAGGAAGGACGCATGCCGCCGTATTCAACACCATAAACAATGCGATTGGCGTCAGTGATGACGCGCTCAACACTTGCATCTTCACGGACAAAAATTTCTGGCGAAAAGTTGCCATCAAAGCTGAGTTCATAGAGGGCGTCATAGCCATTGCGGCTTTTACCAATCACGATCAGGGCAGACTTGTCCTGCTTGACACCTACAACTGAAAACGGAACGAACTCAGACTCAGTTTCATAAACCAGTTCCCAATCACGCCCCGGTCTGGTCCAAAGCTTATACTCGTTTCGCCGATTATCATAATCTTCGCGTGCGAGGATTTTACCATTCTGGTCAACAAACCAGTCAATCGTCGTGCTTCGCCCACGCACAAAATTTCTTGATCGCCCGTTATCGAGATCAACTTTCAAAAGGCTATAAATAGGATCACCGCCGCCACGCATATAGGCAGGCATAAAAACACGGTCTTCTCCAGCAACATGCCCGACAATTTTTCCAAGACCGGATTGCGCCGGATATAACTCGTCATTAGTCCGCAACAGCTGAACAAAATCCTGCTTTTCCAGATTGACTGAGAAAGCTGCCGAATAATCAAACCTGCCCCCATATGCACGAGTAGCTTCTGAAGCGCCTACAATAGCATATCTGTCATTTGCAAAGCGAACATAACGCGCATTTGTATTATCCGTATTCACGGCCATAATAGTCCCCTCACCCAACTTGAAGACACTCATCAGGTCAATACCGTCAACATTGGCGAGATAAGCC from Parvularcula sp. IMCC14364 encodes the following:
- a CDS encoding S9 family peptidase, giving the protein MGNIRSVLIAAIVLATGNAAALPPIEAYGELPFISDVSISPDGEKLAYLANVDGIDLMSVFKLGEGTIMAVNTDNTNARYVRFANDRYAIVGASEATRAYGGRFDYSAAFSVNLEKQDFVQLLRTNDELYPAQSGLGKIVGHVAGEDRVFMPAYMRGGGDPIYSLLKVDLDNGRSRNFVRGRSTTIDWFVDQNGKILAREDYDNRRNEYKLWTRPGRDWELVYETESEFVPFSVVGVKQDKSALIVIGKSRNGYDALYELSFDGNFSPEIFVREDASVERVITDANRIVYGVEYGGMRPSYDFYDADLTQAMQRVQNTFADSAVYFMGWGEEFDTFLIFVTGGGSSGEYYLYDRVNNELKRTLGARPKITQEFVAPADVIEYKARDGLTIPSILTWPLNRTPEERQQMPLIVMPHGGPEAYDSVRFDWMAQYFASRGYLVLQPNFRGSDGFGVDFLLAGRGEWGLKMQDDVTDGVQALIRGGYVDPERVCIIGASYGGYSALAGGAFTPDLYQCVAAIAPVSDLPRMLDDERRDRGRDHWVYSYWQAVIGDRREEREKLDQISPANHAASFMAPVLLIHGRDDTVVPIRQSEIMERALRREDKNVRLVWLRGEDHYLSSSETRLETLKLLDAFVREHLGPAL